GGCTACCTCCGCCGCATTTCGTCCTGTTGCAGCCAGGACACTGGCACTTACCGCCACAGCGCCCGGATCCCGCGCCGCGGCCTTCCACCCTTCAGCCAGTCCCGGAGTTACCACCTCATCGAGATAACGGACCGTGTGAAACGGGTGTATGTGGAATCCGTCGGCGATCTCGCCGGCAAGCCTCGTCGACCTGGGCCCCACTCCGGCCAGCCACACCGGAATGACCGGATCGGGGATCGGACCGGGATCGAAGAAGGGGGTCATCAAAGTGAATCGGTAGAACTCCCCTCGATGATTGAGCTTCCCCCCGCTCTGCCACGCAGACCAGATCGCCCGAAGGGCTTCGACATAGTCCCGTAGCCGCTCCACGGGAGCGCCCCACTCCATCGAGAACCGTCCCCTGATGTGCGCGGAGACCTGGGTTCCAAGCCCAAGTATGAACTTCGACTCTCTCGCCAGATCCCACGACGCCATGGCGGTCACCATCGGCGATCGAGGAAACGCGACGGCAACGGCAGTCCCGAAATCGAGGGATCCTCCGACCGCCTGTG
This genomic stretch from Gammaproteobacteria bacterium harbors:
- a CDS encoding LLM class flavin-dependent oxidoreductase — protein: MKVDFYAPPGGVHETARLAESAASAGFDGFFVSETSHDPFVLLAAASQAVGGSLDFGTAVAVAFPRSPMVTAMASWDLARESKFILGLGTQVSAHIRGRFSMEWGAPVERLRDYVEALRAIWSAWQSGGKLNHRGEFYRFTLMTPFFDPGPIPDPVIPVWLAGVGPRSTRLAGEIADGFHIHPFHTVRYLDEVVTPGLAEGWKAAARDPGAVAVSASVLAATGRNAAEVA